In Hwangdonia lutea, a single window of DNA contains:
- a CDS encoding TolC family protein, with protein MKTTFVLMLTFLFFGVSMQAQEIIPVSKNEVFVKVSENNSSIKISEEEFKQARADYRQTNAVFLPNITLIHTAMATTNPLMAFGSKLNQEILTQNDFNPALLNNPSQIENYATKLEIQQPLINLDGIYKRKAAKSKMDAMLLKTERTQDYLAFEVEKAYMQLQLAYKAVTVLEKALDAANANKNLAENSFKQGYLQRADVLNVEVRVTEVQNQLQSAKSNVQNASNYLSFLMNDDAFVLYTPTDELTMETFTLENRTVSENRSDIKALKLASNAFEAMNKADKMAFLPTLNAFGSYELYDDQIFQGDANGYLFGAQLSWNIFQGSKRFGKAQKSKSELEQSKLEYKQYVSQSNLELNKAKRAFLDAENKLKLNTLALEQSEESLRIRTNRFKEGLEKTSDLLLAETQYAQKQLEYYQTIFEYNYAQAYLQFLTKE; from the coding sequence ATGAAAACAACATTCGTTTTAATGCTTACTTTTTTGTTTTTCGGTGTTTCCATGCAAGCACAAGAAATAATACCTGTTTCTAAAAATGAAGTCTTTGTTAAAGTGTCTGAAAACAACTCGAGCATTAAGATTTCTGAAGAAGAATTTAAACAAGCTAGAGCAGATTACAGACAGACCAATGCGGTGTTTTTGCCAAATATTACCCTAATTCATACAGCAATGGCTACTACAAATCCGTTAATGGCTTTTGGTTCAAAATTGAATCAGGAAATTTTAACGCAAAATGATTTTAATCCTGCGCTTTTAAATAACCCTTCGCAGATTGAAAACTACGCTACAAAACTTGAAATTCAGCAGCCATTAATCAATTTAGATGGCATATATAAACGTAAGGCGGCTAAGTCTAAAATGGATGCCATGTTGTTAAAAACAGAGCGTACACAAGACTATTTAGCGTTTGAAGTTGAAAAAGCATACATGCAATTGCAATTGGCTTATAAAGCAGTTACGGTTTTAGAAAAAGCCCTGGATGCAGCAAATGCCAACAAAAATTTAGCAGAAAACAGCTTTAAACAAGGCTATTTGCAACGTGCCGATGTGTTGAATGTGGAAGTTCGGGTAACCGAAGTTCAAAATCAATTACAATCTGCAAAGAGTAACGTGCAAAACGCCTCCAATTATTTGTCTTTTTTAATGAATGATGATGCCTTTGTGCTTTACACTCCAACAGATGAATTAACTATGGAAACCTTTACGTTGGAAAATAGAACAGTTTCCGAGAATCGATCAGATATTAAAGCTTTGAAATTGGCTAGCAATGCTTTTGAAGCGATGAATAAAGCAGATAAAATGGCTTTTTTACCAACTTTAAATGCCTTTGGAAGTTACGAGTTGTACGACGACCAAATCTTTCAAGGTGATGCCAACGGGTATTTATTTGGAGCACAACTAAGTTGGAATATTTTTCAAGGATCTAAACGTTTTGGGAAAGCTCAAAAAAGCAAATCGGAATTAGAGCAATCTAAATTAGAATATAAGCAATATGTATCGCAAAGCAATTTGGAATTAAACAAAGCAAAACGTGCTTTTTTAGATGCTGAAAACAAATTGAAATTAAACACATTGGCTTTAGAGCAATCGGAAGAATCTTTAAGAATTAGAACCAACAGGTTTAAAGAAGGATTAGAAAAAACATCCGATTTATTACTAGCAGAAACCCAATACGCACAAAAACAATTAGAATATTATCAAACCATATTTGAATACAATTACGCACAAGCGTATTTACAATTTTTAACCAAAGAATAA
- a CDS encoding efflux RND transporter periplasmic adaptor subunit: MKKTYTILTFSVALLLASCGNEDKKAVADNSPAIAVKTSQVETNNNSPFLSVSGKIQAVNSADLSTRLMGYVDKVHVNVGDKVRKGQLLVSINNADLQAKRAQVKSGITEATVAFNNAQKDYIRFKNLFEENSASQKEMDDMTANFEMAKARLESAKQMKNEINAQFAYSNITAPFSGTITSKNVEAGNMANPGVPLISMETPGNFEVMAMVPETEIAQIETGITVDVLVKAIHQTIKGKVTEVSTSAKNTGGQYLVKIDLDKTDANILTGMFTTVQFPIERKAKSAMVLIPKEAIVTNGQLSGVYTVSQSNTALLRWLRLGRTYGNQVEVLSGLRADETYIVSAEGKLYNGAKVSLQ, encoded by the coding sequence ATGAAAAAAACATATACAATCCTAACATTTTCTGTAGCGCTATTATTGGCGAGTTGTGGTAACGAAGACAAAAAAGCAGTAGCAGATAACTCACCTGCAATTGCTGTAAAAACAAGTCAGGTGGAAACAAATAATAACAGTCCATTTTTATCCGTCAGCGGAAAAATTCAGGCTGTAAACAGCGCAGATCTAAGTACACGACTGATGGGCTATGTGGACAAAGTCCATGTAAATGTTGGTGATAAAGTGCGCAAAGGTCAATTATTGGTTTCTATTAATAATGCCGATTTACAAGCTAAGAGAGCCCAAGTAAAATCAGGAATTACCGAAGCTACGGTTGCTTTTAATAATGCACAAAAAGATTATATCCGTTTTAAAAATTTGTTTGAAGAAAATAGCGCATCACAAAAAGAAATGGATGATATGACTGCCAATTTTGAAATGGCAAAAGCGCGATTAGAATCTGCAAAGCAAATGAAAAACGAAATCAACGCACAATTTGCATACAGCAATATTACAGCCCCTTTTAGCGGAACTATAACCAGCAAAAATGTGGAAGCAGGTAATATGGCGAACCCTGGAGTGCCTTTAATTAGTATGGAAACACCAGGAAATTTCGAGGTGATGGCCATGGTTCCTGAAACGGAAATTGCTCAAATTGAAACCGGAATTACCGTGGATGTGTTGGTAAAAGCTATCCACCAAACCATAAAAGGAAAAGTGACTGAAGTCAGCACCTCAGCCAAAAATACAGGCGGACAATATTTGGTAAAAATAGATTTAGATAAAACGGATGCTAATATTTTGACAGGAATGTTTACAACCGTTCAGTTTCCCATAGAACGAAAAGCAAAATCAGCAATGGTTTTAATTCCGAAAGAAGCCATTGTTACAAACGGACAATTATCTGGAGTTTATACAGTAAGCCAAAGCAATACGGCATTGTTACGCTGGTTGCGTTTGGGCAGAACTTATGGAAACCAAGTGGAAGTATTATCGGGCTTACGTGCAGATGAAACTTACATCGTTTCGGCTGAAGGAAAGCTTTATAATGGAGCAAAAGTAAGTCTTCAGTAG
- a CDS encoding ABC transporter permease, with the protein MKRFIGFIKKEFYHIFRDRRSLFILFGMPIAQILLFGFAITNEINNVDIAILDHSKDATTKEIINKISASKYFSIKQIIEKESDIESVFQKGHVKAVLNFEKDFSKNLIKEHKATIQIITDATDPNTANTISNYVNAILQHYQKDLNKDIVIVYQIVPETRMVYNPELKSVYMFVPGVMTIILMLVSAMMTSISITREKELGTMEILLVSPLKPFQVIIGKVFPYIFLSIINAIVIVMLSIFIFKMPVQGSLFLLALESILFIISALALGILISTIAATQQTAMMISLMGLMLPVILLSGFIFPISSMPIPLQIISNIIPAKWFIIIIKGIMLKGVGIQFIWKETLILLGMTVFFIAVSVKKYKIRLE; encoded by the coding sequence TGCCCAAATTTTACTTTTCGGATTCGCCATCACCAATGAAATCAACAATGTGGACATTGCCATTCTGGATCATTCCAAAGACGCAACAACCAAAGAAATTATCAATAAAATTTCAGCTTCAAAATATTTCAGTATTAAACAAATTATTGAAAAAGAATCAGACATTGAATCGGTGTTTCAAAAAGGCCATGTTAAAGCGGTTTTAAATTTCGAAAAGGATTTCAGCAAAAACCTCATTAAAGAACACAAAGCAACTATTCAAATCATAACGGACGCTACAGATCCAAACACAGCAAACACCATTAGTAATTACGTCAACGCCATCCTTCAACACTACCAAAAAGATTTAAATAAAGACATCGTTATTGTTTATCAAATCGTTCCAGAAACACGCATGGTCTATAATCCTGAACTAAAAAGCGTCTATATGTTTGTTCCTGGCGTGATGACCATTATTTTAATGTTGGTTTCGGCTATGATGACCTCAATTTCCATCACACGAGAAAAGGAATTGGGCACCATGGAAATACTTTTAGTGTCGCCTCTAAAACCTTTTCAGGTGATTATTGGCAAAGTGTTTCCTTATATTTTCCTATCGATTATCAATGCTATTGTGATTGTGATGTTAAGTATTTTTATTTTCAAAATGCCAGTTCAAGGAAGCTTATTTTTGTTGGCATTGGAGAGTATTTTGTTTATCATTTCTGCATTAGCTTTAGGGATTTTGATCTCAACCATTGCGGCCACACAGCAAACAGCGATGATGATTTCATTGATGGGATTGATGCTTCCTGTGATACTGTTATCCGGCTTTATTTTTCCTATTTCAAGCATGCCAATACCATTACAAATCATCAGTAATATAATTCCAGCTAAGTGGTTTATCATCATCATTAAAGGCATTATGCTAAAAGGTGTTGGCATACAATTTATATGGAAAGAAACCTTGATTTTATTAGGAATGACGGTGTTTTTTATTGCAGTAAGTGTGAAGAAATATAAAATACGATTGGAGTAA
- a CDS encoding ABC transporter permease, with amino-acid sequence MKTILYIIQKEFKQIFRNKGMLPIIFVLPLLQLVILSNAATFEVKNIKFGYNDNDHTSTSRALVERFNASTYFDVLTDFPSEAIANSAMLKGEVDVVLEIPLYFERDLQKEKHNTLGVTINAIDGAAAGVMNVYVSQIIQRFNQHLKVDLFQISDKQVQPITIETIPLFWYNETLNYKTFMVPGILVLLVTMITLFLSGMNIVREKEIGTLEQINVTPIKKSQFIIGKLFPFWVLGMGLLTIGLIIAKLIFDVPMVGSLPLMYVYTSIYILVVLGIGLFISNFTETQQQAMFIAWFFTVIFILMSGLFTPIESMPKWAQIITEFNPIKYFVEVMRMVMLKGSGFMDILPQLLKTLLYALIMNGLAVWSYKKTT; translated from the coding sequence ATGAAAACAATCCTATACATCATACAAAAAGAGTTTAAGCAAATCTTTAGAAATAAAGGAATGCTTCCTATTATTTTTGTGTTGCCACTACTCCAACTCGTTATCTTATCCAATGCTGCCACTTTTGAGGTCAAGAATATCAAATTCGGTTATAATGATAACGACCATACGTCCACATCAAGGGCGTTGGTTGAAAGATTCAACGCCTCAACGTATTTTGATGTCTTAACCGATTTTCCTTCGGAAGCCATTGCAAATTCAGCCATGCTTAAAGGTGAAGTTGATGTGGTTTTAGAAATTCCGCTGTATTTTGAACGCGATTTACAAAAAGAAAAACACAACACTTTAGGTGTTACCATTAATGCTATTGATGGTGCAGCAGCTGGCGTAATGAATGTTTATGTTTCTCAAATCATTCAGCGTTTTAATCAACACTTAAAGGTTGATTTATTTCAAATTTCAGATAAGCAAGTTCAGCCAATAACAATTGAAACCATCCCATTGTTTTGGTACAACGAAACCCTAAACTATAAAACCTTTATGGTTCCAGGCATATTGGTTTTACTGGTCACTATGATTACGTTGTTTTTGTCAGGCATGAATATCGTTAGGGAAAAAGAAATCGGTACTTTAGAGCAAATCAACGTCACGCCAATTAAGAAAAGTCAATTTATTATTGGAAAACTCTTTCCGTTTTGGGTTTTAGGGATGGGTTTATTAACCATAGGTTTAATTATTGCCAAACTTATTTTTGATGTGCCAATGGTTGGCAGCTTACCACTTATGTATGTTTATACGTCTATTTATATTTTGGTGGTTTTGGGTATAGGCTTATTCATTTCAAACTTTACTGAAACACAACAACAGGCTATGTTTATCGCTTGGTTTTTTACCGTGATTTTTATTTTAATGAGCGGCTTGTTCACGCCCATTGAAAGCATGCCAAAATGGGCTCAAATTATTACGGAATTCAATCCTATTAAATACTTTGTAGAAGTGATGCGCATGGTAATGCTTAAAGGTTCCGGGTTTATGGATATACTTCCACAGCTTCTAAAAACATTGCTTTATGCTTTAATTATGAACGGATTAGCCGTTTGGAGTTATAAGAAAACGACATAA